A segment of the Roseiconus lacunae genome:
TTTTGGTCGGCCTTTTATTGCCGGCCGTTCAAGCGGCACGCGAAGCCGCTCGCCGCATGTCCTGCAGCAACAACTTCAAGCAAATCGGTCTTGCGATTCACAACTATCACAGCGCGTTTAAGCAGCTGCCGGTGAACATGACCGGAACAGATCGTAGTTGGGTTGGTGACATCACCTACAATAGCAGTCGCAGACGTCTAAGCTACTTGGTTTCCTTGCTTCCGTTTATTGAGCAGCAAGGTCTCTGGGATGCGATTTCGAATGCGAGCGTCGATTTGGCACCGGGAATCAACACGATGCCAACCGAAGTCCGTAACGGAAGGTGGCCTCCGATGGGACCAGCACCTTGGCGTCAGCAATATCGCCCATGGGCGACTCGTGTGCCGTCGTTTCGATGCCCCAGCGACCCTGGATTTGGTGTTCAGCTGGGACGGACCAACTACGCCGCTTGTTACGGTGACACGTTCAACTACGCCTGGAACGGCGGAAGAAACGAACGCGGGTTCATCAACAACGGAAATGACGTTGCCAATGACTTTGACGAAACCTGGATGGTGACACGGGCATCTGCTGCCCAGCGGGGATTTTTCCACGCTCGTACCGACATGCGTTTCCGCGACGTTCTTGACGGATTGTCCAACACGGTCGCCTGCGGCGAGATCAATACTTCGCTGGGCCAACGCGAGACGAACGCGGATTATGTTCGTAGCCATACCGCGCTGTTGCTCTCTGGGGCGGGCGAACACATTGGTGTCCCAGCGGAGTGTGCCCAAGGGGCTCATATTGACCCCGAACGCCCTCGATTCTTTTCAACGACGGCGACGGTCAACGGTGGGATCAATAATGGTCGAGGCGCACGCTGGGCTGATGGCCAAATCGCGTATGCCGGCGTTCAAACCATTCTGCCCCCCAACAGTCCGAGTTGCGTTCGGAACAATGCCGACGGGAATCACGGATTTTGGTCGATGAGCAGCCGGCACAAAGGCGGGGCGCACGTCCTCATGGGGGACGGCGCTGTGATCTTTATCACGGACAGCATCGAATCAGGTGATCAAACTGAGCCAACGGTTTGTCGAGACGGACCGTCAGGATTCACGAATATCGCCGGAGTCCCTAGCCCGTATGGACTCTGGGGCGCTCTCGGTTCACGCGCCCAAGGTGAAACGATTGACATGGCGTTGAACCAATAGCACGCTGTCGACAGCAAATCTGATCTCTCGTCCGGCGCCAGTCGGACGAGAGTTGTTTTCGTTTTGATACTCGCTGCTGCAGTCCTTGTTCTGCGGCCCCTTTCACTAGTTTTCCAATGAAAAAACACTATCTGCTAAGCTCGCTTCTTTTGACTATTTTCGCTGTCGGGTGTTCAAGCTCCCAACCAGAAGCGATCGAGCAAACCATGACGCCAGAAGAAATCGCA
Coding sequences within it:
- a CDS encoding DUF1559 domain-containing protein, whose product is MKHPHRQREGFTLVELLVVIAIIGILVGLLLPAVQAAREAARRMSCSNNFKQIGLAIHNYHSAFKQLPVNMTGTDRSWVGDITYNSSRRRLSYLVSLLPFIEQQGLWDAISNASVDLAPGINTMPTEVRNGRWPPMGPAPWRQQYRPWATRVPSFRCPSDPGFGVQLGRTNYAACYGDTFNYAWNGGRNERGFINNGNDVANDFDETWMVTRASAAQRGFFHARTDMRFRDVLDGLSNTVACGEINTSLGQRETNADYVRSHTALLLSGAGEHIGVPAECAQGAHIDPERPRFFSTTATVNGGINNGRGARWADGQIAYAGVQTILPPNSPSCVRNNADGNHGFWSMSSRHKGGAHVLMGDGAVIFITDSIESGDQTEPTVCRDGPSGFTNIAGVPSPYGLWGALGSRAQGETIDMALNQ